In the Prochlorococcus sp. MIT 1307 genome, one interval contains:
- a CDS encoding shikimate dehydrogenase, whose amino-acid sequence MISGNTKLVGLLGQPVNHSLSPVMHNAAMKDMGLDWCYLAMPCEAKNLEVIAKTLLNLNCQGLNITIPHKQNIIKSCNNISPLAKRLGAVNTLIPNKEGGWDGMNTDVEGFLAPLKGKNWNQSKAIVLGCGGSARAVIAGLQNLNISQITVIARREYSLNNCLTYFKKNILESETNSTLLKGLLTTSKNIDRLVEEAELIINTTPVGMSSSNISNNHLSQLPLGEKIWNHLRPKTILYDLIYTPRPTAWLTLGKQHGCEIIDGLEMLIQQGAASLRLWSKNDKIPVDLMRLAAEKYLTT is encoded by the coding sequence ATGATTAGCGGAAACACCAAACTCGTTGGCTTACTCGGCCAACCAGTAAATCACTCACTCTCACCTGTAATGCACAACGCAGCGATGAAAGACATGGGTCTTGATTGGTGCTACTTAGCCATGCCATGTGAAGCAAAAAACTTAGAAGTAATCGCAAAAACATTACTCAACCTAAATTGCCAAGGTTTGAATATCACAATCCCACACAAACAGAATATTATAAAAAGCTGCAACAACATTAGTCCCCTAGCAAAAAGACTTGGAGCAGTAAATACTTTGATCCCAAATAAAGAAGGTGGGTGGGATGGAATGAATACCGATGTAGAAGGTTTTCTTGCGCCACTAAAAGGAAAAAATTGGAATCAAAGCAAAGCAATTGTGTTGGGTTGTGGAGGCAGTGCAAGAGCTGTCATAGCAGGCCTACAAAATCTAAATATCAGTCAAATCACTGTAATAGCAAGAAGAGAATATTCTTTAAATAATTGCTTAACTTATTTCAAAAAAAATATTTTAGAATCAGAGACTAATTCAACCCTTTTAAAAGGCTTGCTAACAACAAGCAAAAATATTGACCGCTTAGTAGAAGAAGCAGAGTTAATAATTAATACCACTCCTGTAGGAATGAGCTCAAGCAATATTTCAAATAACCATTTAAGTCAATTACCTCTTGGCGAAAAGATTTGGAACCATCTAAGACCAAAAACAATACTGTATGATTTAATATATACTCCAAGACCAACTGCATGGTTAACTTTAGGCAAGCAACACGGTTGTGAAATAATTGATGGGCTCGAAATGCTTATCCAGCAAGGAGCTGCTTCTTTAAGATTATGGAGTAAAAATGATAAAATCCCCGTAGATTTAATGAGATTAGCAGCAGAAAAATATTTAACGACTTAA
- a CDS encoding DUF3134 domain-containing protein: MSALEKVDLSSLDGINPALTRYGRTEPAPILPLREEPDLLTWLEASGRLIADEESASQEVSTVEEEELSALMGEKEDYKTDDEQTEENWED; this comes from the coding sequence ATGAGCGCCCTCGAAAAAGTGGACCTTAGTTCACTCGACGGCATCAACCCTGCCCTCACACGTTACGGAAGAACAGAACCCGCTCCGATCTTGCCATTAAGGGAGGAACCGGATTTATTGACCTGGCTAGAAGCCAGTGGAAGACTCATTGCGGATGAAGAATCAGCTTCTCAAGAAGTCAGCACTGTAGAAGAAGAAGAATTATCAGCTTTGATGGGAGAAAAAGAAGATTACAAGACTGATGATGAGCAAACCGAAGAAAATTGGGAAGACTAA
- the purT gene encoding formate-dependent phosphoribosylglycinamide formyltransferase — MNILPKTLMLLGSGELGKEVAIAAQRLGCKVIACDRYKNAPAMQVADLKEVLDMSDPKILKDKIRQYNPDIVIPEIEALAVDSLKELEEDGIQIIPTARATAITMNREKIRNLASKELGVKTAKFAYASNKNELFKAAKNIGYPVFIKPAMSSSGKGQSLVKKEIDLEQAFQNAIQGARGKSTLVIIEEFIKFELEITLLTIRLNNGSTVYCSPIGHEQYNGDYQCSWQPAELNEKHLKKAQSIAKLITDNLGGVGLFGVEFFISQDEVIFSELSPRPHDTGLVTLISQNMNEFELHLRAILGLPIPEITHQKAAASRVILSQDIYSNVSYKGIDKALSEKNTKVFIFGKPNARKGRRMGVTVAFDETIEKARSKADRAAKNIEVIQGNINSD; from the coding sequence ATGAACATACTTCCAAAAACATTAATGCTCCTTGGCAGTGGAGAACTAGGCAAAGAGGTTGCTATTGCAGCTCAAAGGTTGGGATGCAAAGTAATTGCTTGTGATCGGTATAAAAATGCTCCAGCTATGCAAGTTGCTGATCTGAAAGAGGTATTAGATATGAGCGACCCAAAAATCTTAAAAGACAAAATCCGTCAATACAATCCAGATATTGTTATTCCTGAAATCGAAGCCCTAGCAGTTGATTCATTAAAAGAACTTGAAGAAGATGGAATACAAATTATTCCAACAGCTAGGGCAACAGCAATCACTATGAATCGCGAGAAAATCAGAAACTTAGCATCTAAAGAATTAGGGGTAAAAACAGCAAAATTTGCATATGCTTCTAACAAAAATGAACTATTTAAGGCGGCAAAAAATATTGGATACCCAGTATTTATTAAGCCTGCAATGAGCTCTTCTGGTAAAGGTCAAAGCTTAGTAAAAAAAGAAATTGATCTTGAACAGGCCTTTCAAAATGCCATCCAAGGAGCTAGAGGAAAATCAACTCTTGTAATTATAGAAGAATTTATAAAATTTGAACTAGAAATTACTTTACTTACAATTCGTTTAAATAATGGATCAACAGTATATTGTTCACCTATTGGTCATGAACAATATAATGGAGACTATCAATGCAGCTGGCAACCCGCAGAGCTAAATGAAAAACATCTAAAAAAAGCACAATCAATAGCAAAACTTATCACAGATAATCTTGGTGGGGTTGGATTATTCGGAGTTGAATTTTTTATTTCTCAAGATGAAGTCATTTTTTCAGAATTATCCCCTAGGCCTCATGACACAGGCTTAGTAACTCTAATTAGCCAAAATATGAATGAATTTGAACTGCATCTTAGAGCAATTCTTGGGCTTCCAATTCCAGAAATTACTCATCAAAAAGCAGCTGCAAGTAGGGTAATCTTATCTCAAGATATTTATTCTAATGTTTCTTATAAAGGTATAGATAAAGCACTATCAGAAAAAAACACCAAGGTTTTTATATTTGGCAAGCCTAATGCAAGAAAAGGACGGCGAATGGGTGTAACAGTAGCATTCGACGAAACTATTGAGAAAGCCAGAAGTAAGGCAGACCGTGCAGCTAAAAACATTGAAGTAATTCAAGGAAACATTAATTCCGATTAA
- the mraY gene encoding phospho-N-acetylmuramoyl-pentapeptide-transferase → MRNSNNHTTKIKIKKDKTDGKVSSALLTSLIFAASFSTDYYLSTNLLSLPLFLSTLISLIICHYGIPKLRALKLKQIIREEGPQKHYKKSGTPTMGGILIIPIALIIGNSIPINGSNKQQLLAISFLTLAFMLIGALDDWRSLTMNRNAGLKAKEKLALQAITGILFLNWASWQEWINTKIYLFSDISLDIGIWVWPLALFVLLAESNATNLTDGLDGLASGCSALVFTGLAIQLILRDNPNNPIIICFCMAMAGAWLGFLFHNRNPAKVFMGDTGSLAIGAALSGVALLSNSLWALLIMGGVFLIESLSVIIQVWVFKLTKQIAGKGNRVFKMAPLHHHYELAGNNERLIVRNFWLVTLGLVLIGLLLRPTP, encoded by the coding sequence TTGAGGAATTCAAATAACCATACCACTAAGATAAAAATCAAAAAGGACAAGACTGATGGAAAAGTTTCTTCAGCCTTACTAACTAGCCTAATATTTGCAGCAAGTTTTTCAACAGACTACTATTTGTCAACCAATTTACTTAGCCTGCCACTATTCCTATCAACATTAATTTCACTAATAATCTGTCACTATGGAATCCCAAAATTAAGAGCTCTCAAATTAAAACAAATCATAAGAGAAGAAGGGCCACAAAAACATTACAAAAAATCTGGAACACCAACAATGGGTGGAATTTTAATAATACCTATTGCTCTAATAATTGGGAATTCAATCCCAATTAATGGGTCAAACAAGCAACAACTTTTAGCTATTAGTTTCTTAACTCTAGCCTTCATGCTAATAGGTGCTCTTGACGATTGGCGCAGCCTAACAATGAATAGAAACGCTGGGCTAAAAGCAAAAGAGAAACTTGCTCTTCAGGCCATTACAGGAATCCTTTTTCTAAATTGGGCAAGCTGGCAAGAATGGATAAATACCAAAATCTATTTATTTTCTGACATCTCTCTTGATATTGGGATTTGGGTCTGGCCTCTTGCACTTTTTGTATTGCTAGCAGAAAGTAACGCCACTAATCTCACTGATGGCCTTGATGGTCTTGCAAGCGGATGTAGTGCATTGGTATTTACTGGCTTAGCTATTCAACTGATACTTCGCGACAACCCAAATAACCCAATCATTATATGTTTTTGTATGGCCATGGCAGGAGCATGGCTTGGCTTTCTTTTTCACAATCGAAACCCAGCTAAAGTATTCATGGGAGATACAGGTTCTCTCGCAATAGGAGCAGCTTTATCTGGAGTTGCACTTCTATCAAATAGTTTATGGGCACTCCTAATTATGGGCGGTGTGTTTCTTATTGAATCCCTCTCTGTAATTATTCAAGTATGGGTTTTTAAACTGACAAAACAAATCGCTGGCAAAGGTAATCGAGTATTTAAGATGGCTCCACTTCACCATCATTACGAATTAGCTGGAAACAATGAAAGACTAATAGTGAGAAATTTTTGGTTAGTGACTTTAGGATTAGTACTCATTGGGCTGCTTTTACGCCCTACTCCCTAA
- a CDS encoding FAD-dependent oxidoreductase, translating into MIGSGAVGASTAWYLAKHGHKVVIIDPLLKKQPTNSQLPLNGTTASLGVLMGYVFRKSSGRGWRMRKRSMELWQEWSTLLNTPETPFALNKPLMQLASSEKEAFIMEKLINERQGLGLEIFPISPEKKLDRLLPTHKYGGLISTQDGRINPLQLQKCLLGALEKLNVQIICKRVIEIKRGSSTKPRQWYLHLSNKKKIAKEIIIICAPLSSEALLKPLGYNVPITPILGQVIDLKLKSDQKNWSGWPAVLSHEGINLIPYNQNRLLMGATLEIGTVASKEKLEQMKSMNGTAPDWLKEAEIINHWSGLRGRPLNCPAPILKNLEPGLIIATGHYRNGILLAPASAEWVVNEVNKIHN; encoded by the coding sequence GTGATTGGGAGTGGTGCTGTAGGAGCGAGCACAGCATGGTATCTAGCAAAACATGGTCACAAAGTAGTAATCATTGATCCACTATTAAAAAAGCAACCAACCAATAGCCAACTTCCACTGAATGGCACCACCGCATCTCTCGGCGTACTAATGGGATATGTTTTCAGAAAGTCTAGTGGGCGGGGCTGGAGAATGAGAAAACGAAGTATGGAGCTATGGCAAGAATGGAGCACCTTGCTAAATACTCCAGAAACCCCTTTTGCTTTAAATAAACCATTGATGCAATTAGCTAGCTCAGAAAAAGAAGCATTCATAATGGAAAAACTAATAAATGAGCGACAAGGTCTAGGTCTAGAAATATTTCCAATCAGTCCTGAGAAAAAACTTGATAGATTATTGCCGACTCATAAATATGGAGGGTTGATTTCAACTCAAGATGGACGTATCAATCCGCTACAACTCCAAAAATGTCTACTAGGTGCATTAGAGAAGTTAAATGTACAAATAATTTGTAAGCGAGTAATTGAAATCAAACGAGGATCATCTACAAAACCTCGACAATGGTATCTTCATCTATCAAATAAAAAAAAAATAGCAAAGGAGATTATTATCATTTGTGCTCCTCTAAGTAGTGAAGCCCTATTGAAGCCTTTAGGTTATAACGTTCCTATCACCCCAATTCTTGGTCAAGTTATAGATCTAAAATTAAAATCAGATCAAAAAAATTGGTCAGGTTGGCCAGCAGTCCTTTCTCACGAAGGAATAAATCTAATCCCCTACAATCAGAATCGCCTCTTAATGGGAGCCACTCTAGAAATAGGGACTGTGGCAAGCAAAGAGAAGCTAGAGCAAATGAAATCGATGAATGGTACTGCTCCTGACTGGTTAAAAGAAGCAGAAATAATCAACCATTGGTCTGGTCTGCGAGGAAGACCACTCAATTGCCCTGCCCCAATCCTCAAAAATCTAGAACCTGGATTAATTATTGCCACAGGCCACTACCGGAACGGAATTCTACTTGCTCCAGCAAGTGCAGAATGGGTAGTTAACGAAGTCAACAAAATCCATAATTGA
- a CDS encoding argininosuccinate synthase, with the protein MGRATKVVLAYSGGVDTSVCIPYLKKEYGVEEVITFAADLGQGDELEPIRHKAIAAGASESLVGDLIKPFIEDFAFPAIRANALYEGRYPLSTALARPLIASSLVDVARKVKADAVAHGCTGKGNDQVRFDVAIASLAPELKVLTPAREWGMSREEAIAYGEQFGIPAPVSKKSPYSIDLNLLGRSIEAGSLEDPMQTPPEEVFAITSSIDNAPDKPQEIEILFDAGNPIAIDGESLDPVALIRKANLLAGTHGFGRLDIIENRVVGIKSREIYETPGLLLLIKAHQELESLTLSADVLRIKHQLEREWSDLVYKGLWFTSLRTALDGFFERTQSHVNGLVRIRLHKGNAIILGRSSITNSLYRPSMATYGLDDQFDHKAAEGFIYIWGLPSRIWAAVKNAQKIN; encoded by the coding sequence ATGGGACGTGCTACGAAAGTTGTTCTCGCCTATTCGGGTGGAGTTGACACTAGTGTTTGCATTCCTTATTTGAAGAAGGAATATGGGGTTGAGGAGGTCATTACCTTTGCTGCTGATCTTGGGCAGGGAGATGAGCTTGAGCCAATTCGACATAAGGCTATAGCTGCAGGTGCTAGTGAATCTTTAGTAGGTGATTTGATAAAGCCTTTTATTGAGGATTTTGCATTTCCAGCAATTCGAGCTAACGCTCTTTATGAAGGCCGTTATCCACTTTCGACTGCATTAGCGAGACCACTTATTGCTAGTAGTTTGGTTGATGTCGCTAGGAAGGTGAAAGCAGATGCAGTTGCTCATGGTTGTACTGGAAAAGGTAATGATCAGGTGCGTTTTGATGTGGCGATAGCTTCTCTTGCTCCTGAATTAAAGGTTTTAACACCTGCCAGAGAATGGGGAATGAGTAGAGAGGAGGCAATTGCTTATGGAGAGCAATTTGGAATTCCAGCACCTGTCAGTAAAAAATCTCCTTATTCAATTGATCTAAATTTATTGGGAAGAAGCATTGAAGCCGGCTCTCTTGAGGATCCAATGCAGACTCCTCCTGAAGAAGTTTTTGCTATTACATCTTCAATTGATAATGCCCCTGATAAACCACAAGAGATTGAAATCCTTTTTGATGCTGGTAATCCAATAGCTATTGATGGAGAATCTTTAGACCCTGTAGCTTTGATACGTAAAGCCAATTTATTGGCGGGCACCCATGGTTTTGGTCGTCTGGATATTATTGAAAATAGAGTAGTTGGAATTAAAAGTCGTGAGATTTATGAAACACCTGGATTACTTCTATTGATTAAGGCTCATCAAGAACTAGAGAGCTTGACTTTGTCAGCAGATGTTCTACGCATCAAGCATCAATTAGAGAGAGAATGGTCGGACTTAGTTTATAAAGGCCTCTGGTTTACTTCTTTGAGAACAGCTTTAGATGGCTTTTTTGAACGTACTCAAAGTCATGTGAATGGTCTTGTAAGGATTCGCTTACACAAGGGAAATGCAATTATTTTGGGACGTAGTTCTATTACAAATAGTCTTTACAGGCCAAGTATGGCTACTTATGGCTTGGATGATCAATTTGATCATAAGGCTGCTGAAGGATTTATATATATATGGGGATTGCCTAGTCGTATTTGGGCTGCAGTTAAAAACGCTCAGAAGATAAATTAA
- a CDS encoding O-antigen ligase family protein: MHVLAWLHKYRPVASNPLGWICFQGGLFFLPSSAFISGLFLLPALVLGSLKRKDSYWADFWNYPFLGTAILMIVGCFRAQSGWLAWIGLANWLPYFWSFWAFQPYLTTSVSRRRAGLWLVTGTVPVVITGFGQLWLGWHGPWQMLNGLVVWFVAPGGQPNGRLSGLFDYANITGAWLMIVWPFCLAALLQPFLQRLRRNVIFILAVSIVASLFLTDSRNAWGGLFLVIPFVLGPAQWIWLFPFLLVIFIPLGLAVIPGVETELQMMARRIVPENIWARLTDLKHAEQRFVASARLPIWKEAITLLAEKPWFGWGAAAFPVLYSLRRNYWPGHAHNLPLEVAVSHGWPVMLLIVGVVLALLITVVRRGVLTVSDKNSHYLGTSIFDRAWWAATFALIFWHGFDIPLFDSRLNMAGWVLLAGLRCLAISLNSIKQSVHSDFVSDAE; encoded by the coding sequence ATGCATGTTCTTGCTTGGCTGCATAAATATCGTCCGGTTGCCTCAAATCCATTGGGATGGATTTGTTTTCAGGGAGGCTTGTTTTTTTTGCCTTCTAGTGCCTTTATATCAGGTTTGTTTTTATTGCCTGCATTGGTGTTGGGGAGTTTGAAAAGGAAGGATTCTTATTGGGCTGATTTCTGGAATTATCCTTTTTTGGGCACTGCGATTTTGATGATTGTTGGTTGTTTTCGTGCTCAGTCGGGATGGTTGGCTTGGATAGGTCTTGCGAATTGGTTGCCATACTTTTGGAGTTTTTGGGCTTTTCAGCCTTATCTAACAACTTCTGTCTCAAGAAGACGCGCAGGACTTTGGCTAGTTACAGGAACTGTACCTGTAGTCATTACAGGTTTTGGCCAACTTTGGTTGGGTTGGCATGGACCTTGGCAAATGTTGAATGGTTTGGTGGTTTGGTTTGTAGCTCCAGGTGGACAACCAAATGGACGTTTGTCTGGCTTGTTTGATTACGCCAATATCACTGGTGCTTGGTTAATGATCGTTTGGCCATTTTGTTTGGCAGCCTTGCTACAACCATTTTTACAACGTCTACGTCGTAATGTCATATTCATATTGGCAGTGAGTATTGTTGCATCATTATTTCTAACTGATTCTCGTAATGCTTGGGGTGGTTTGTTTTTAGTTATACCTTTTGTTTTAGGCCCTGCTCAATGGATTTGGCTTTTTCCTTTCCTTCTTGTGATTTTTATTCCTTTGGGCCTTGCAGTTATACCTGGGGTGGAGACAGAGCTTCAGATGATGGCACGAAGAATTGTGCCAGAGAATATTTGGGCTCGATTAACTGATTTAAAGCATGCCGAGCAGAGGTTTGTCGCGAGTGCACGTTTGCCTATATGGAAGGAAGCCATAACGCTTCTGGCTGAAAAACCATGGTTTGGTTGGGGTGCTGCTGCTTTTCCTGTGCTTTATTCATTGCGAAGAAACTATTGGCCTGGACATGCTCACAATTTGCCTCTTGAGGTGGCTGTAAGTCATGGTTGGCCAGTAATGCTTTTGATCGTGGGTGTAGTCCTAGCTTTATTAATTACAGTGGTGAGACGAGGTGTTTTGACTGTATCGGATAAGAATAGTCATTATTTAGGAACTTCTATTTTTGATAGAGCTTGGTGGGCGGCTACTTTTGCTCTGATATTTTGGCATGGGTTTGATATTCCTTTATTTGATAGTCGTCTTAATATGGCTGGTTGGGTTCTTTTGGCGGGTTTACGTTGTCTAGCGATTTCTTTAAATTCAATTAAACAATCAGTTCATTCAGACTTTGTTTCTGATGCTGAATAA
- a CDS encoding Tic20 family protein translates to MLIPIWQKLIGFLVYMLPWSDALPFGRSLFTDFPFLQWLALPALPLIILQQAIPFGNLILFFVLFLAVARNPKIPYFLRFNTLQALLIDIALILISYAFQVLIRPLGSGLIVNTLSSTVLIAVLSIVIFAFGECIQGKEPDLPGISEAVRMQI, encoded by the coding sequence ATGCTCATTCCTATATGGCAAAAATTAATAGGGTTTTTGGTTTATATGCTGCCCTGGAGCGATGCTCTACCTTTCGGCAGATCTCTATTCACTGATTTCCCGTTTTTACAATGGCTAGCACTGCCAGCATTACCATTAATCATTCTTCAACAAGCAATTCCTTTTGGAAACTTGATTTTATTTTTTGTCCTCTTCCTTGCCGTTGCTAGAAATCCCAAAATCCCTTATTTTCTGCGTTTCAACACACTTCAAGCACTCCTAATAGATATCGCACTCATTTTAATCAGTTATGCATTTCAAGTCCTCATTCGTCCCCTAGGCTCAGGACTAATAGTTAATACCCTTTCAAGCACTGTATTGATAGCAGTTCTCAGCATAGTCATTTTTGCTTTTGGAGAGTGCATTCAAGGAAAAGAACCTGATCTACCAGGAATTAGTGAGGCAGTTCGAATGCAGATTTAA
- the dnaK gene encoding molecular chaperone DnaK: MGKVVGIDLGTTNSCVAVMEGGKPTVIANAEGFRTTPSVVAYTKNQDQLVGQIAKRQAVMNPENTFYSSKRFVGRRVDEVNEESKEVSYGVEKSGSNVKLKCPILDKQFSPEEVSAQVLRKLSEDAGKYLGENVSQAVITVPAYFNDSQRQATKDAGKIAGLEVLRIINEPTAAALAYGLDKKSNERILVFDLGGGTFDVSVLEVGDGVFEVLSTSGDTHLGGDDFDKVIVDHLSATFKSNEGIDLRQDKQALQRLTEAAEKAKIELSNATQSEINLPFITATPEGPKHLDLTLTRVKFEELASSLIDRCRVPVEQALKDAKLSSEELDEIVMVGGSTRMPAVQELVKRVTGKDPNQTVNPDEVVAVGAAIQGGVLAGEVKDILLLDVTPLSLGVETLGGVMTKMIPRNTTVPTKKSETYSTAVDGQTNVEIHVLQGEREMASDNKSLGTFRLDGIPPAPRGVPQIEVTFDIDANGILSVTAKDKGSGKEQSISITGASTLSDNEVEKMVKDAETNASADKEKRERIDIKNQAETLVYQTEKQLGELGDKVDADAKAKVEEKRVRLKEATETDDFETMKSLLEELQQELYALGAAVYQQAGAANAATQTADSGSDSTSSSTGDGDDVIDAEFTETK; encoded by the coding sequence ATGGGGAAGGTTGTTGGAATTGACCTTGGCACTACGAACAGCTGTGTGGCAGTAATGGAAGGCGGTAAGCCAACTGTTATTGCTAATGCAGAAGGATTTCGTACTACTCCTTCTGTGGTGGCTTATACAAAAAATCAAGATCAGTTAGTAGGACAGATTGCTAAACGTCAGGCGGTTATGAATCCTGAGAATACTTTTTATTCATCTAAGAGATTTGTTGGTCGTCGCGTAGATGAAGTGAATGAAGAATCAAAAGAAGTCAGTTATGGCGTTGAGAAATCTGGTTCGAATGTAAAGTTGAAATGTCCAATTCTAGATAAGCAATTTTCACCAGAGGAAGTTAGTGCGCAAGTTTTACGCAAATTATCCGAAGATGCTGGCAAATATTTAGGCGAAAATGTCAGTCAAGCAGTGATTACAGTTCCTGCTTATTTCAATGACTCTCAGCGACAAGCGACGAAAGATGCTGGCAAAATTGCTGGACTGGAAGTACTTAGGATCATTAATGAACCAACAGCGGCAGCCCTTGCATATGGTCTAGATAAAAAAAGCAATGAGCGTATTTTGGTTTTTGATTTAGGTGGTGGAACCTTTGATGTTTCTGTTTTAGAGGTTGGAGATGGGGTATTTGAGGTCCTCTCAACCTCCGGTGACACGCATTTGGGAGGTGATGATTTTGACAAGGTAATTGTCGATCATCTTTCAGCAACTTTTAAAAGCAATGAAGGGATTGATCTTCGTCAAGATAAGCAAGCTCTTCAAAGACTTACTGAGGCTGCTGAGAAGGCCAAGATTGAATTGTCAAATGCAACTCAAAGTGAAATTAATTTGCCATTCATTACGGCTACTCCAGAGGGCCCTAAGCACCTTGATCTTACTTTGACTCGTGTCAAGTTTGAGGAACTAGCTTCTAGCTTGATAGATCGTTGTCGAGTGCCTGTTGAGCAAGCTTTAAAAGATGCAAAATTGTCTTCTGAAGAGCTTGATGAAATTGTGATGGTAGGTGGTTCAACTCGTATGCCTGCAGTTCAGGAGTTAGTTAAACGTGTAACTGGAAAAGATCCAAACCAGACAGTGAATCCTGATGAGGTAGTTGCAGTGGGCGCTGCAATTCAGGGAGGCGTATTAGCAGGAGAAGTGAAGGATATTCTTTTGCTTGATGTCACTCCACTTTCATTGGGTGTTGAAACTCTTGGTGGTGTTATGACCAAGATGATTCCTCGTAATACAACAGTTCCTACTAAAAAGTCAGAGACCTATTCAACAGCTGTGGATGGTCAGACCAATGTTGAAATTCACGTTCTTCAAGGTGAGCGTGAGATGGCTTCTGATAACAAGAGTTTGGGAACTTTTCGTCTTGATGGAATTCCTCCAGCGCCAAGAGGTGTACCTCAGATTGAAGTGACGTTTGATATTGATGCGAATGGAATTTTGAGTGTTACAGCGAAAGACAAAGGTAGTGGTAAGGAACAGAGCATTTCAATAACTGGGGCTTCCACTCTTTCTGACAACGAGGTTGAGAAGATGGTTAAGGATGCTGAGACGAATGCTTCAGCAGATAAAGAAAAGCGTGAGCGTATAGATATTAAGAATCAAGCCGAGACATTGGTTTATCAAACAGAAAAACAGCTTGGTGAGCTCGGTGACAAAGTTGATGCTGACGCCAAAGCAAAAGTAGAAGAGAAGCGAGTAAGACTGAAAGAAGCTACTGAGACAGATGACTTTGAGACGATGAAGTCTTTACTAGAAGAACTTCAACAAGAGCTTTATGCTTTAGGGGCAGCGGTATATCAGCAAGCTGGTGCAGCTAATGCTGCAACACAAACCGCTGATTCAGGGTCTGATTCCACAAGTAGTAGTACTGGCGATGGAGATGATGTGATTGATGCTGAATTTACTGAAACGAAATAA
- the rpsF gene encoding 30S ribosomal protein S6, whose product MTNQPYYETMYILRPDIPEEEVDSHLTKYSELVTESGAEVLDSQMRGKRRLAYPISKHKEGIYVQLSHNGDGQHVEILEKAMRLSEDVIRYLTVKQNGPLPTPRAVTGTEEKEETKDKKEETKDKETVKEKEEEKEEEKEEKKD is encoded by the coding sequence ATGACTAATCAGCCTTACTACGAAACCATGTATATCCTGCGCCCGGATATACCTGAGGAAGAAGTTGACAGCCACCTCACAAAATACAGCGAGCTAGTCACTGAGTCTGGAGCAGAAGTTTTAGATAGCCAAATGCGAGGGAAACGTAGATTGGCTTACCCCATTTCAAAACACAAAGAAGGTATATATGTGCAGTTAAGCCATAACGGTGATGGCCAGCATGTAGAAATTTTAGAAAAAGCGATGCGGCTTAGTGAAGATGTAATTCGCTATCTAACTGTGAAGCAAAACGGTCCACTTCCAACTCCTAGAGCAGTCACAGGAACTGAGGAAAAAGAAGAAACCAAAGACAAAAAAGAAGAAACTAAAGACAAAGAAACTGTTAAAGAGAAAGAAGAAGAGAAAGAAGAAGAGAAAGAAGAAAAGAAAGATTAA